The Desulfovibrio sp. UIB00 genome has a window encoding:
- a CDS encoding RNA-binding protein, whose amino-acid sequence MAVSIYVGNLPFSATQEGVEALFAPYGEALSVKLIMDRETGRPRGFGFVEMDEADAHKAIEALNGVDFGGRTLRINQAEERRPAPRRW is encoded by the coding sequence ATGGCTGTTTCCATTTATGTCGGCAATCTGCCTTTTTCCGCCACCCAGGAAGGCGTTGAAGCCCTGTTCGCCCCCTACGGCGAAGCCCTTTCCGTCAAGCTCATCATGGATCGCGAAACCGGTCGCCCCCGTGGTTTCGGTTTTGTTGAAATGGACGAAGCCGATGCCCACAAGGCCATTGAAGCCCTGAACGGCGTTGACTTTGGCGGTCGCACCCTGCGCATCAACCAGGCCGAAGAACGTCGCCCCGCGCCCCGCCGCTGGTAG